A single window of Pyrus communis chromosome 10, drPyrComm1.1, whole genome shotgun sequence DNA harbors:
- the LOC137746476 gene encoding receptor-like protein EIX1, which yields MLHALLLLLFFLINHFSCGGNARLIGCLESEREALIDFKKGLEDPENRLSSWKGSNCCEWRGIHCHNTTGAVLTVDLHNPHPQGSPSRYGFWNLSGEISPSLKMLESLKHLDLSFNTFNGIPIPEFFGSLKNLQYLNLSYAGFSGRILPNLGNLSSLQFLDVSFNFISVDNLEWVTGMVSMEYLNMNGTDLSMVGPDWIPKLNKLFFLTELHMSSCGLSGFIPSLTVVNFTSLSVVELDINSFKSDIPNWLVNISSLETLSMSSCGLHGRIPLGFGKLSRLKSIDLSENENLTASCSQLFRAGWEKIEVIILASSKLHGKLPASIGNMTALTYFDLFNNNVEGGIPSSIGELCNLQFFRLSGNNLTGTLPEVLRMRTCKTSSPLPSLQHLDLSINRLVGKLPEWLGQVENLIELSLFGNSLYGPIPSTLGSLTNISVLNLGYNKLNGTLPDSLGKLSELSVLDVSSNHLTGVVTETHFSQLSKLKILLLSSNSLTLNVSSNWIPPFLVQKLDLGSCHLGPSFPAWLRSQKEVDFLDFSNASISGSIPNWFWEISSNLSLLNISFNQLGGQVPNPFNAARYADVDLSFNFFEGPIPFPIVDTELLDLSNNVFSGHIPKAIGETIPNMIILSLSGNQLTGEIPASIGEILLLEVINFSNNRLNGSIPLTIANCSFLKVLDLSKNNLSGNIPCSLGQLIMLQQMHLSDNELSGQLPQAFQNLSSLKTLDIGNNMLTGSIPPWIGKGFEYLRILRLRSNAFFGELPIMLSNLSSLHVLDLAENQLNGSIPASFGDFKAMAQVKNTNRYLFDGKYREESLIVKLKGSSRKYTKFLFLVISIDVSGNQLSGHIPEEITNLAGLISLDLSRNHISGHILEGISKLNQLESLDLSSNRLTGPIPQSLSLLSFLGYLNLSNNDFTGRIPYTGQLTTFDAPAFAGNPGLCGAPFFVSCPDDDPDKGKTPKDDGDGNDFIDKWFYLSVGLGFASGVLVPFFILAIRKSWSDAYFRFADQVLERISECHS from the coding sequence ATGCTTCATGCACTCTTGCTGCTTCTCTTCTTCTTGATAAACCATTTTTCTTGTGGTGGTAATGCTCGTTTGATAGGTTGCCTAGAAAGCGAGAGAGAGGCTCTCATTGACTTCAAAAAGGGTCTTGAAGATCCTGAAAACCGGCTTTCATCATGGAAAGGAAGCAACTGCTGCGAATGGCGGGGGATACACTGTCATAATACAACTGGAGCTGTTCTAACAGTTGATCTCCATAACCCGCATCCGCAGGGTTCTCCAAGCAGGTACGGATTCTGGAACCTTAGTGGTGAAATTAGTCCATCGCTGAAAATGCTCGAGTCCTTGAAGCATTTAGACTTGAGCTTCAATACATTTAATGGAATTCCAATACCAGAATTTTTCGGATCCCTGAAGAATTTGCAGTATCTAAACCTGTCATATGCTGGGTTTAGTGGTAGAATTCTCCCAAATTTAGGGAACCTCTCTAGCTTGCAGTTTCTTGATGTGTCCTTTAATTTTATATCTGTTGATAACCTTGAATGGGTGACTGGTATGGTATCTATGGAGTATCTCAATATGAATGGAACTGATCTTTCAATGGTAGGACCGGACTGGATTCCAAAGCTTAATAAACTCTTCTTCTTAACTGAATTGCATATGTCGAGTTGTGGCTTATCCGGTTTTATTCCCTCTCTCACTGTAGTCAATTTCACTTCACTTTCTGTAGTCGAACTTGATATTAACAGCTTCAAGTCAGATATACCTAATTGGCTTGTCAATATCAGTAGTCTTGAAACTCTCAGTATGAGCAGCTGTGGCTTGCATGGAAGGATTCCGCTTGGTTTCGGGAAACTTTCGAGATTAAAGTCTATTGATCTTTCTGAGAATGAAAATCTAACGGCAAGTTGCTCTCAGCTTTTCAGAGCAGGATGGGAAAAGATAGAAGTTATTATTCTAGCTTCCAGTAAATTACATGGTAAACTTCCTGCTTCCATTGGCAACATGACAGCTCTCACTTATTTTGATCTTTTTAACAACAATGTGGAGGGTGGGATTCCAAGCTCTATAGGTGAACTTTGCAACCTCCAGTTTTTCCGCTTATCAGGCAATAACCTAACAGGAACTTTACCTGAAGTTCTGCGAATGCGGACCTGCAAAACTAGCAGTCCACTACCTAGCCTGCAGCACTTGGATTTGTCTATCAATCGATTGGTGGGTAAATTGCCAGAATGGTTAGGTCAGGTTGAGAATCTCATCGAGCTAAGTCTGTTCGGGAACTCCCTCTATGGTCCCATCCCTTCTACATTGGGATCATTAACGAATATTTCTGTGCTAAATCTTGGATATAATAAACTAAATGGGACTCTCCCAGATAGTTTAGggaaactttctgagttgtctGTGTTGGATGTTTCTTCCAATCATTTGACAGGTGTTGTAACCGAAACACATTTTTCGCAGCTTAGTAAGTTGAAAATCTTGCTTTTGTCTTCCAACTCTTTAACATTAAACGTCAGTTCAAATTGGATCCCCCCTTTTCTAGTCCAAAAACTTGATCTAGGGTCATGCCATTTGGGTCCTTCGTTTCCTGCTTGGTTAAGATCCCAAAAGGAGGTCGACTTTCTAGATTTCTCAAATGCCAGCATTTCAGGTTCCATTCCAAACTGGTTTTGGGAAATCTCATCGAACCTCTCACTGTTAAATATCTCATTCAATCAGTTAGGAGGGCAGGTCCCAAATCCTTTTAATGCTGCTCGCTATGCAGATGTTGATTTGAGCTTCAACTTCTTTGAAGGACCGATTCCTTTTCCCATTGTTGATACCGAGTTACTAGATTTATCCAACAATGTATTTTCAGGTCATATCCCAAAGGCCATAGGGGAAACCATACCAAACATGATCATCCTCTCTCTTTCGGGAAACCAACTAACAGGTGAAATCCCTGCTTCTATAGGCGAAATTTTGCTTCTTGAAGTTATCAATTTTTCAAATAACAGATTAAATGGAAGCATTCCTCTTACCATAGCAAACTGTTCTTTTCTGAAGGTTTTAGACCTTAGCAAGAACAATCTATCTGGAAACATTCCATGCTCATTAGGTCAGCTAATTATGCTTCAACAAATGCACTTAAGCGACAACGAACTCTCTGGACAGCTCCCACAAGCCTTTCAGAATTTGTCAAGTTTGAAGACACTGGATATCGGAAACAACATGCTAACAGGAAGTATTCCACCATGGATCGGGAAAGGTTTTGAGTatttgagaattttgaggtTAAGGTCAAATGCATTTTTCGGAGAACTTCCCATCATGCTATCAAATTTAAGTTCATTGCATGTCCTGGACCTTGCAGAAAATCAACTGAATGGAAGCATTCCAGCTAGTTTTGGAGATTTCAAAGCAATGGCGCAAGTAAAAAACACAAACCGTTATCTATTCGATGGGAAGTACCGTGAAGAAAGCTTGATTGTGAAATTAAAAGGCTCGTCTCGAAAATACACCAAGTTTCTCTTCCTTGTAATCAGCATAGACGTCTCTGGAAATCAATTGAGTGGACATATTCCCGAAGAAATAACTAATTTGGCTGGTTTGATTTCTCTGGATTTATCCAGAAACCACATAAGCGGTCACATTCTTGAAGGCATTTCAAAGTTGAACCAGTTAGAGTCACTTGATCTTTCAAGCAACAGGCTTACAGGTCCGATTCCTCAAAGTTTGTCCTTACTATCATTCCTGGGGTATCTGAATCTGTCAAACAATGACTTCACCGGTAGGATCCCATACACAGGGCAATTAACAACTTTCGATGCGCCAGCTTTTGCTGGAAATCCAGGCCTCTGTGGTGCTCCTTTTTTTGTAAGCTGCCCAGATGATGATCCGGATAAGGGAAAGACTCCGAAGGATGATGGTGATGGCAACGATTTCATCGACAAGTGGTTTTATTTGAGTGTCGGATTGGGATTTGCATCGGGTGTTCTGGTTCCTTTCTTTATTTTAGCTATCAGAAAATCTTGGAGCGATGCTTATTTTCGGTTTGCGGATCAAGTTTTAGAGAGAATATCAGAATGTCATTCCTGA
- the LOC137746651 gene encoding cinnamoyl-CoA reductase CAD2-like has protein sequence MSDTRATKVVSVTGASGYIASWLVKLLLQRGYTVKASVRDPNDKKKTAHLLALDGAKERLQLFKADLLEEGSFDSLVEGCEGVFHTASPFYHNVSDPQAELIDPALKGTLNVLRSCAKVPSIKRVVITSSMAAVAFNGKPLAPDVVVDESWFSDVAVCEKSKLWYMISKTLAEEAAWKFAKENGIDIVTINPGLVTGPLLQPTLNTSVEPVLKLVNGAERFPNTTYRWVDVRDVATAHILALENASASGRYCLVGRVIHCSDTVNILRDLFPALKLPEECADDKPLTPTYQVSNERAQSLGVKFTPLEVTLKDTVESLKEKNFF, from the exons atgagTGACACCAGAGCAACAAAGGTGGTGAGTGTAACGGGAGCGTCCGGTTACATAGCATCATGGCTGGTGAAGTTGTTGCTGCAGCGTGGGTATACGGTCAAAGCCTCAGTTCGCGACCCAA ATGATAAGAAGAAAACAGCACACTTGCTTGCGCTAGATGGAGCTAAGGAGAGGCTTCAACTATTCAAAGCAGACCTACTGGAAGAGGGCTCTTTTGATTCCCTAGTTGAGGGCTGTGAAGGTGTTTTTCATACAGCTTCTCCGTTTTATCACAATGTCAGCGACCCACAG GCGGAACTTATTGACCCTGCTTTGAAGGGAACTCTTAATGTCCTTAGATCGTGCGCCAAGGTTCCGTCTATCAAAAGGGTGGTAATAACGTCCTCCATGGCAGCAGTTGCATTTAATGGAAAACCTCTTGCTCCTGATGTAGTAGTTGATGAATCTTGGTTTTCAGATGTAGCTGTTTGTGAAAAATCAAAG CTTTGGTATATGATTTCAAAGACGTTGGCTGAGGAAGCTGCTTGGAAGTTTGCGAAAGAGAATGGAATCGACATCGTTACAATAAATCCAGGATTGGTGACTGGTCCTCTCTTACAGCCAACTCTGAACACAAGCGTGGAACCTGTTCTGAAACTCGTCAATG GAGCTGAAAGATTTCCAAATACAACTTATAGATGGGTTGATGTTAGAGATGTTGCTACTGCTCATATTCTCGCCCTTGAGAATGCTTCAGCAAGTGGGAGATATTGTCTAGTTGGAAGAGTAATACACTGTTCTGACACCGTGAATATTCTGCGGGATCTCTTCCCTGCTCTCAAGCTTCCAGAGGA ATGTGCAGATGACAAACCATTGACACCAACTTACCAGGTATCCAATGAAAGAGCCCAAAGTTTGGGAGTTAAGTTTACTCCTCTGGAGGTGACTTTGAAGGATACCGTGGAAAGTTTGAAGGAGAAGAACTTCTTCTGA